In Streptomyces thermolilacinus SPC6, a single genomic region encodes these proteins:
- the ppdK gene encoding pyruvate, phosphate dikinase has product MSENKDQKFVYDFTEGNKDLKDLLGGKGANLAEMTNLGLPVPPGFTITTEACKVYLESGAEPPALRDEVSAHLDALERKMGKKLGQADNPLLVSVRSGAKFSMPGMMDTVLNIGLSDTSVEGLAQQSGDERFAWDSYRRLIQMFGKTVLGVDGDLFEEALDEAKKAKKVTVDTDLEASDLKKLVKQFKKIVKAEAGREFPQDPREQMDLAIKAVFDSWNGDRAKLYRRQERIPHDLGTAVNVCSMVFGNLGPDSGTGVAFTRDPASGHQGVYGDYLQNAQGEDVVAGIRNTVPLADLESIDKKSYDQLMGIMETLENHYRDLCDIEFTIERGQLWMLQTRVGKRTAAAAFRIATQLVDQGLIDEAEALQRVNGAQLAQLMFPRFDEGAKVEQIGRGIAASPGAAVGKAVFDSYTAVKWSRSGEKVILIRRETNPDDLDGMIAAEGILTSRGGKTSHAAVVARGMGKTCVCGAEELEVDTKRRRMTVPGGHVVEEGDVVSIDGSTGKVYLGEVPVVPSPVVEYFEGRMHAGADDADELVQAVHRIMAYADRVRRLRVRANADNAEDASRARRFGAQGIGLCRTEHMFLGDRRQYVERLILADTDAEREDALKALLPLQQGDFVELFEAMDGLPVTVRLLDPPLHEFLPDITELSVRVALAEARKEPHENELRLLQAVHRLHEQNPMLGLRGVRLGLVIPGLFTMQVRAIAEAAAQRIEAKGDPRAEIMIPLVGTVQELELVRDEAEQVIAEVEQRTGVELKLALGTMIELPRAAVTAGQIAECAEFFSFGTNDLTQTVWGFSRDDVEASFFTAYLEKGIFGVSPFETIDKDGVGALVRSAVESGRATRPDIKLGVCGEHGGDPESVHFFHEVGLDYVSCSPFRIPVARLEAGRAAAQSAGSDSR; this is encoded by the coding sequence GTGTCGGAAAACAAAGATCAGAAGTTCGTGTACGACTTCACCGAGGGCAACAAGGACCTCAAGGACCTTCTCGGCGGCAAGGGTGCCAACCTCGCCGAGATGACCAACCTCGGTCTCCCGGTGCCTCCGGGCTTCACGATCACCACCGAAGCGTGCAAGGTCTACCTGGAGAGCGGCGCCGAGCCGCCCGCGCTCCGGGACGAGGTGAGCGCGCATCTCGACGCGCTCGAGCGGAAGATGGGCAAGAAGCTCGGCCAGGCAGACAACCCGCTCCTCGTGTCCGTCCGTTCCGGTGCCAAGTTCTCCATGCCCGGCATGATGGACACGGTCCTCAACATCGGTCTCTCCGACACGTCCGTCGAGGGCCTCGCCCAGCAGTCCGGTGACGAGCGCTTCGCGTGGGACTCCTACCGGCGCCTGATCCAGATGTTCGGCAAGACCGTCCTCGGCGTCGACGGCGACCTCTTCGAGGAGGCGCTGGACGAGGCGAAGAAGGCCAAGAAAGTCACGGTCGACACCGACCTGGAGGCCTCGGACCTCAAGAAGCTCGTCAAGCAGTTCAAGAAGATCGTCAAGGCCGAGGCCGGACGCGAGTTCCCGCAGGACCCGCGCGAGCAGATGGACCTCGCGATCAAGGCCGTCTTCGACTCCTGGAACGGCGACCGCGCCAAGCTGTACCGCCGCCAGGAGCGCATCCCGCACGACCTCGGCACCGCCGTCAACGTCTGCTCGATGGTCTTCGGCAACCTCGGCCCCGACTCCGGCACCGGCGTCGCCTTCACCCGCGACCCCGCCTCCGGCCACCAGGGCGTCTACGGCGACTACCTCCAGAACGCGCAGGGCGAGGACGTCGTCGCAGGTATCCGCAACACCGTGCCGCTCGCCGACCTGGAGTCGATCGACAAGAAGTCGTACGACCAGCTCATGGGCATCATGGAGACCCTGGAGAACCACTACCGGGACCTCTGCGACATCGAGTTCACCATCGAGCGCGGCCAGCTGTGGATGCTCCAGACCCGCGTCGGCAAGCGCACCGCCGCGGCCGCGTTCCGCATCGCCACCCAGCTCGTGGACCAGGGCCTCATCGACGAGGCCGAGGCGCTCCAGCGGGTCAACGGCGCGCAGCTCGCCCAGCTGATGTTCCCGCGCTTCGACGAGGGCGCCAAGGTGGAGCAGATCGGCCGGGGCATCGCCGCGTCGCCGGGCGCCGCCGTCGGCAAGGCCGTCTTCGACTCGTACACCGCCGTCAAGTGGTCCCGCTCCGGAGAGAAGGTCATCCTCATCCGCCGCGAGACCAACCCGGACGACCTGGACGGCATGATCGCCGCCGAGGGCATCCTCACCTCGCGCGGCGGCAAGACCTCGCACGCCGCCGTCGTCGCCCGCGGCATGGGCAAGACCTGTGTCTGCGGCGCCGAGGAGCTGGAGGTGGACACCAAGCGCCGCCGGATGACCGTCCCGGGCGGGCACGTCGTCGAGGAGGGCGACGTCGTCTCCATCGACGGCTCCACCGGCAAGGTGTACCTGGGCGAGGTACCGGTCGTGCCGTCGCCGGTCGTGGAGTACTTCGAGGGCCGGATGCACGCCGGTGCCGACGACGCCGACGAGCTGGTCCAGGCCGTCCACCGGATCATGGCGTACGCCGACCGCGTCCGCCGCCTGCGGGTCCGCGCCAACGCCGACAACGCCGAGGACGCCTCGCGCGCCCGCCGGTTCGGCGCCCAGGGCATCGGCCTGTGCCGCACCGAGCACATGTTCCTCGGCGACCGCCGCCAGTACGTCGAGCGGCTGATCCTCGCGGACACGGACGCCGAGCGCGAGGACGCCCTCAAGGCGCTGCTCCCGCTCCAGCAGGGCGACTTCGTGGAGCTGTTCGAGGCGATGGACGGGCTGCCCGTCACCGTACGGCTGCTCGACCCGCCGCTGCACGAGTTCCTGCCCGACATCACCGAGCTGTCGGTGCGCGTCGCCCTCGCCGAGGCCCGCAAGGAGCCGCACGAGAACGAGCTGCGCCTCCTCCAGGCCGTGCACCGGCTGCACGAGCAGAACCCGATGCTGGGCCTGCGCGGCGTCCGCCTCGGCCTGGTCATCCCCGGCCTGTTCACCATGCAGGTGCGGGCCATCGCCGAGGCCGCCGCCCAGCGCATCGAGGCCAAGGGCGACCCGCGCGCCGAGATCATGATCCCGCTGGTCGGCACCGTGCAGGAGCTGGAGCTCGTCCGCGACGAGGCCGAGCAGGTCATCGCCGAGGTCGAGCAGCGCACCGGCGTCGAGCTGAAGCTGGCGCTCGGCACGATGATCGAGCTGCCGCGCGCCGCCGTCACGGCCGGGCAGATCGCCGAGTGCGCCGAGTTCTTCTCGTTCGGCACGAACGACCTCACGCAGACCGTGTGGGGCTTCTCCCGCGACGACGTGGAGGCCAGCTTCTTCACCGCGTACCTGGAGAAGGGCATCTTCGGGGTGTCGCCGTTCGAGACGATCGACAAGGACGGCGTCGGCGCCCTCGTGCGCAGCGCCGTGGAGTCCGGCCGGGCCACCCGCCCCGACATCAAGCTCGGTGTGTGCGGTGAGCACGGCGGCGACCCGGAGTCGGTGCACTTCTTCCACGAGGTGGGCCTCGACTACGTCTCGTGCTCGCCGTTCCGCATCCCGGTCGCCCGCCTGGAGGCCGGCCGGGCCGCGGCCCAGTCCGCGGGCAGCGACAGCCGCTGA
- the dusB gene encoding tRNA dihydrouridine synthase DusB gives MTVFSPLSIGPHTVQPPVVLAPMAGITNAPFRTLCREFSGGKGLFVSEMITTRALVERNEKTMQLIHFDETETPRSIQLYGVDPVTVGKAVRMIVDEDLADHIDLNFGCPVPKVTRKGGGSALPYKRPLLRAILHEAVTNAGDLPVTMKMRKGIDDDHITYLDAGRIAVEEGVTAIALHGRTAAQHYGGTADWDAIARLKEHVPEIPVLGNGDIWCADDALRMMRETGCDGVVVGRGCLGRPWLFGDLVAAFEGTGAAAAPTLREVADTMVRHARLLGEWIGDESRGVIDFRKHVAWYLKGFSVGSEMRKRLAVTSSLEELRAGLDELDLDQPWPVGADGPRGRTSGNNRVVLPDGWLKNPWDCSGLSEDAELDTSGG, from the coding sequence ATGACCGTGTTCAGTCCTCTGTCCATCGGCCCGCACACCGTGCAGCCGCCCGTGGTGCTGGCCCCCATGGCCGGCATCACCAACGCTCCCTTCCGCACCCTCTGCCGCGAGTTCAGCGGCGGCAAGGGGCTGTTCGTGAGCGAGATGATCACGACGAGGGCGCTGGTCGAGCGCAACGAGAAGACCATGCAGCTCATCCACTTCGACGAGACCGAGACCCCTCGGTCCATCCAGCTGTACGGAGTGGACCCGGTCACCGTCGGCAAGGCCGTCCGCATGATCGTGGACGAGGACCTCGCCGACCACATCGACCTGAACTTCGGCTGCCCCGTCCCCAAGGTGACCCGCAAGGGCGGCGGCTCCGCGCTGCCGTACAAGCGGCCGCTGCTGCGCGCGATCCTCCACGAGGCGGTGACCAACGCCGGGGACCTGCCGGTCACGATGAAGATGCGCAAGGGCATCGACGACGACCACATCACGTACCTCGACGCCGGTCGCATCGCCGTCGAGGAGGGTGTCACCGCCATCGCCCTGCACGGCCGCACCGCCGCACAGCACTACGGCGGCACCGCCGACTGGGACGCCATCGCCCGGCTGAAGGAGCACGTCCCGGAGATACCGGTACTCGGCAACGGTGACATCTGGTGCGCCGACGACGCGCTGCGCATGATGCGCGAGACCGGCTGCGACGGCGTGGTCGTCGGGCGCGGCTGCCTGGGCCGCCCGTGGCTGTTCGGCGACCTGGTGGCCGCCTTCGAGGGCACGGGCGCGGCGGCGGCGCCGACGCTGCGCGAGGTCGCCGACACGATGGTCCGCCACGCCCGGCTGCTGGGCGAGTGGATCGGCGACGAGTCACGGGGGGTCATCGACTTCCGCAAGCACGTCGCCTGGTACCTGAAGGGCTTCTCGGTCGGCTCCGAGATGCGCAAGCGGCTCGCGGTGACGTCGTCGCTGGAGGAGCTGCGGGCCGGGCTCGACGAGCTGGACCTCGACCAGCCGTGGCCGGTGGGCGCCGACGGTCCGCGCGGCCGCACGTCCGGCAACAACCGGGTCGTCCTGCCCGACGGCTGGCTGAAGAACCCGTGGGACTGCTCGGGGCTGAGCGAGGACGCCGAACTCGACACGTCCGGCGGCTGA
- a CDS encoding DUF6243 family protein, whose amino-acid sequence MAKSRNNLLGVGGQRKKLSRLERQGAAPRGGGSAAGAADAKQELLRKMRERTQNQPQS is encoded by the coding sequence ATGGCCAAGAGCCGCAACAACCTGCTCGGTGTCGGCGGACAGCGCAAGAAGCTGTCCCGTCTGGAGCGGCAGGGCGCCGCGCCGCGCGGCGGCGGTAGCGCGGCGGGTGCCGCGGACGCGAAGCAGGAGCTGCTTCGCAAGATGCGCGAGCGCACCCAGAACCAGCCCCAGTCCTGA
- a CDS encoding alkaline phosphatase PhoX — MERRSFLRGAVAGGAAAAFGYTLMRGAAYAAPAQPGAGPYGALGAADANGLQLPAGFTSRVVARSGQRVGSTSYVWHSAPDGGACFADGTGWIYVSNSEISSTGGASAIRFDGSGNIRSAYRILSNTNRNCAGGATPWNTWLSCEEVSTGYVYETDPWGVKAAVRRAAMGRFNHEAAAADPVRKVVYLTEDASDGCFYRFVPNTWGDLSSGTLQVLKAGTATSGTFTWATVPDPDGSPTATRNQVSGAKRFNGGEGCHYASDTVWFTTKGDGRVWRLNLASNTYELAYDDSLVSGTAPLTGVDNITGASSGDLYVAEDGGNMEICVITPNDVVAPFVRILGQSGSEICGPAFSPDGKRLYFSSQRGTSGSSSGGITYEVTGPFRA; from the coding sequence GTGGAACGTCGTAGTTTCCTGCGCGGAGCGGTCGCGGGCGGCGCGGCCGCGGCCTTCGGCTACACACTGATGCGGGGCGCCGCGTACGCCGCCCCGGCGCAGCCCGGCGCGGGCCCGTACGGCGCCCTCGGCGCGGCCGACGCGAACGGCCTCCAGCTCCCCGCCGGCTTCACCAGCCGCGTCGTCGCCCGGTCCGGGCAGCGGGTCGGCAGCACCTCGTACGTCTGGCACAGCGCCCCGGACGGCGGCGCCTGCTTCGCCGACGGGACCGGCTGGATCTACGTCTCCAACTCCGAGATATCCAGCACGGGCGGCGCCAGCGCCATCCGCTTCGACGGCTCCGGCAACATCAGGAGCGCGTACCGCATCCTCTCCAACACCAACCGCAACTGCGCGGGCGGCGCGACCCCGTGGAACACCTGGCTGTCCTGCGAGGAGGTCAGCACGGGGTACGTGTACGAGACCGACCCGTGGGGCGTGAAGGCCGCCGTGCGCCGCGCCGCGATGGGCCGGTTCAACCACGAGGCCGCCGCGGCCGACCCGGTCCGCAAGGTCGTGTACCTGACGGAGGACGCCTCCGACGGCTGCTTCTACCGGTTCGTGCCCAACACCTGGGGCGACCTCTCGTCGGGCACCCTCCAGGTGCTGAAGGCCGGCACGGCGACCTCGGGCACGTTCACCTGGGCGACCGTCCCGGACCCGGACGGCTCCCCCACCGCCACCCGCAACCAGGTCTCGGGCGCGAAGCGGTTCAACGGCGGCGAGGGCTGCCACTACGCGAGCGACACGGTCTGGTTCACCACCAAGGGCGACGGCCGCGTGTGGCGGCTGAACCTGGCGTCGAACACGTACGAGCTGGCGTACGACGACTCCCTCGTCTCCGGCACGGCCCCGCTGACCGGCGTGGACAACATCACCGGCGCGTCCTCGGGCGACCTGTACGTCGCCGAGGACGGCGGCAACATGGAGATCTGCGTGATCACCCCGAACGACGTGGTCGCCCCGTTCGTGCGGATCCTCGGGCAGTCCGGCTCGGAGATCTGCGGCCCGGCGTTCTCGCCCGACGGCAAGCGGCTGTACTTCTCCAGCCAGCGCGGCACGTCGGGCAGCTCGTCCGGCGGCATCACCTACGAGGTGACGGGGCCGTTCCGCGCGTAG
- a CDS encoding ArsR/SmtB family transcription factor, whose translation MLRIHFTGADLAGVRMAARPDALWETILSFHRLRDRRGALVYGEWRSETRTRLNGETRLLGALVPARGYFPDFLTPPEGLQGLDTALEAVRATPPARVHAELSVLAKERPAAAPLPSWTQALAEGPAEPFSRLLGALRGYHRAAVEPYWTYIQARVEADRAVRGRALLDGGAEELLASLPPMLRWRAPILEADYPVDRDVRLDGRGLLLQPSYFCRGSAVMYRDPDLPPVLVYPVTHTDAPAAAGEPGGAPLGRLVGHTRSAVLKAIGQGGTTSELARRAGVSLASASQHAGVLRDAGLVVTLRQGSSVLHTLTPLGAALLHGGTQPVRESRRYARNGPVTS comes from the coding sequence GTGCTTCGTATACATTTCACCGGTGCCGATCTCGCCGGAGTCCGGATGGCGGCCCGGCCCGACGCGCTGTGGGAAACCATTCTCAGCTTTCACCGTTTGCGGGACAGGCGAGGCGCTCTGGTCTACGGGGAATGGCGCTCCGAAACCCGGACACGGTTGAACGGTGAAACGAGACTCCTCGGCGCGCTCGTTCCCGCGCGGGGCTATTTCCCGGACTTCCTGACCCCGCCGGAGGGACTTCAGGGCCTTGACACCGCTTTGGAGGCCGTGCGGGCCACCCCGCCCGCCCGCGTCCACGCGGAGCTGTCCGTGCTCGCCAAGGAGCGCCCGGCCGCCGCGCCCCTGCCTTCCTGGACGCAGGCCCTCGCGGAGGGGCCCGCGGAGCCCTTCAGCCGCCTCCTGGGCGCCCTGCGCGGCTACCACCGGGCGGCCGTGGAGCCGTACTGGACGTACATACAGGCGCGGGTCGAGGCGGACCGGGCCGTGCGCGGGCGGGCGCTGCTCGACGGCGGCGCCGAGGAACTGCTGGCGTCCCTGCCGCCGATGCTGCGCTGGCGCGCGCCGATCCTGGAGGCCGACTACCCGGTGGACCGGGACGTGCGGCTCGACGGGCGCGGGCTGCTGCTCCAGCCGTCGTACTTCTGCCGCGGCTCGGCCGTCATGTACCGCGACCCCGACCTGCCGCCGGTCCTCGTCTACCCGGTCACGCACACGGACGCCCCCGCGGCGGCGGGCGAGCCGGGCGGGGCGCCGCTGGGCCGGCTGGTGGGCCACACCCGCTCCGCCGTGCTCAAGGCCATCGGGCAGGGCGGCACGACCAGTGAGCTGGCCCGCCGAGCCGGGGTGTCCCTCGCGTCGGCGAGCCAGCACGCCGGGGTACTGCGCGACGCGGGCCTGGTGGTGACCCTGCGCCAGGGCAGCTCCGTGCTGCACACCCTGACGCCGCTGGGTGCCGCCCTGCTGCACGGCGGCACCCAGCCCGTACGGGAGAGCCGCCGCTACGCGCGGAACGGCCCCGTCACCTCGTAG